The following proteins come from a genomic window of Maribacter sp. HTCC2170:
- a CDS encoding TIGR00266 family protein → MNAHEIDYEIFGEEMQYVEIELDPQEAVVAEAGSFMMMDTDIKMDTIFGDGSNQDNSVLGKIFSAGKRILTGESLFMTAFLNIGQSKRQVSFAAPYPGKIVPIDLSDKNGKFICQKDAFLCAAKGVSVGIEFSKKLGRGLFGGEGFIMQKLEGDGMAFVHAGGTLAKKELAAGEVMKVDTGCIVGFSQNVDYDIEFVGGIKNTVFGGEGLFFATLKGPGTVYVQSLPFSRLAGRVLASIPRGGKDKGEGSILGTIGDIVGGDNRF, encoded by the coding sequence ATGAACGCACACGAAATAGATTACGAGATTTTTGGAGAGGAAATGCAATATGTTGAAATAGAGTTGGATCCTCAAGAAGCGGTTGTTGCCGAAGCAGGAAGCTTTATGATGATGGATACTGATATAAAGATGGACACTATTTTTGGGGATGGTTCTAATCAGGATAACAGTGTACTTGGTAAAATATTCTCCGCAGGAAAAAGAATCCTTACAGGTGAGAGTCTATTTATGACGGCATTTTTGAATATTGGTCAGTCAAAAAGACAAGTCAGTTTTGCAGCACCATACCCAGGTAAAATAGTACCTATTGACCTATCTGATAAAAACGGAAAGTTCATTTGTCAAAAAGATGCATTTTTATGTGCTGCTAAAGGAGTTTCAGTTGGTATAGAATTCTCAAAAAAATTGGGAAGGGGACTATTTGGAGGCGAAGGGTTTATCATGCAAAAATTAGAAGGTGATGGTATGGCATTTGTCCATGCGGGAGGAACCTTGGCAAAAAAAGAACTTGCGGCTGGTGAAGTAATGAAAGTTGATACCGGATGCATTGTAGGTTTTAGTCAAAATGTGGACTATGATATTGAATTTGTGGGAGGTATAAAGAATACAGTATTTGGAGGCGAAGGATTGTTTTTTGCGACCTTAAAAGGACCCGGGACAGTTTATGTACAGTCTTTACCATTCAGTAGGTTGGCAGGTCGTGTATTGGCGTCCATTCCACGAGGAGGAAAGGATAAAGGAGAAGGTAGTATTCTTGGTACTATAGGTGACATTGTTGGTGGGGATAACCGCTTCTAA
- the nudK gene encoding GDP-mannose pyrophosphatase NudK, with translation MKKGSIRNIKTELLSDNWYTLNKISFEYEKEDGTWETQVREAYDRGNGAAILLYDQSKGTVVLTRQFRMPTYVNGNNDGMMIEVCAGLLDGDHPEDCIKKEAEEETGYKVENVQKVYESYMSPGSVTEILYFFVAEYEDTMKVSEGGGAEDESENIEVLEVGFQEALNMIKTGDIKDAKTIMLLQYAQINKLLD, from the coding sequence TTGAAAAAAGGAAGCATTAGGAATATAAAGACCGAGTTATTATCAGATAACTGGTATACTTTAAATAAGATAAGTTTCGAATACGAAAAAGAAGACGGTACATGGGAAACCCAAGTACGGGAGGCTTATGATCGCGGCAATGGTGCAGCGATTCTTCTTTACGATCAAAGTAAAGGTACTGTGGTATTAACACGACAGTTTAGAATGCCAACTTATGTAAACGGTAATAATGACGGTATGATGATAGAAGTCTGTGCGGGGTTGTTGGATGGAGACCACCCCGAGGATTGCATCAAAAAAGAGGCAGAGGAAGAGACCGGTTATAAGGTTGAAAATGTACAAAAAGTGTATGAATCCTATATGTCGCCGGGTTCGGTAACCGAGATTCTGTATTTTTTTGTGGCAGAATATGAAGATACCATGAAAGTAAGTGAGGGTGGAGGAGCAGAGGATGAATCTGAAAACATAGAAGTTCTGGAAGTTGGGTTCCAAGAGGCTTTGAATATGATAAAGACAGGAGATATCAAGGATGCCAAGACCATTATGTTATTACAATATGCCCAAATAAACAAACTGTTGGATTAG